The Candidatus Kaelpia aquatica genome includes the window CAAAAGTTATGGCTGGTAAGAGTCTGTCCGAGCTTGGATTAATTGTAGAGAGGATGCCAAGTTATTTTTCTGTTAAAGAGTCTGTATTGCCTTTTTCAAGGTTTTCTGGAGTGGATATCATATTGGGCCCTGAGATGAAATCTACAGGAGAGGTCATGGGTATAGACAGATCTTTTGGTGTAGCATTTTATAAATCTCAAATGGCTGCCGGGACTACTTTGCCTAGCAAAGGGGCTGTGTTTATAAGTGTTAAGGACGACGATAAAAGAGACATTGTTTTTATTGCTAAAAAACTTTTTGATATGGGTTTTAAAATTTTAGCTACAAAAGGTACTTTAAAAGTTTTAATTTCTAACAGTATAGATGCGGGGATTGTGAATAAGATAAGCGAGAGTAGTAATCAGATTTTAGATCTAATCAAAGAAGGGAAGATAGACTTAATAATCAATACACCCTCTGGTGGTAGAAGTCAGTCTGACATGAAACCGATAAGAAGTTTCGCGGTATTACAAGGTATACCCTGCATTACTACAATCCATGGAGCTCAAGCGGCAGTCAATGGAATAGAGTCTCTAATTAAAGGAGATTTTACAGTTAATTCTATACAAGATTATATGGGTATTCTAGATAAAGAGAAGAGATAAGGTAAAACAGATTACCAGAGTTAATAAAGGCTCTAGAAAGGAATATAGGTTGACTTAATGTGTGGAATATTTGGAACGATAGGGCATAAGGATGCAGCAAGACTTACTTATCTTGGGCTCTACGCTTTGCAGCATAGAGGAGAAGAGAGTGCTGGTATTATTAGTTATGACGGTAAGAGATTGAGAAGTCATACTGGCATGGGAGTTGTGCGCGATCTATTTACTGAGAAGATAATACGTTCTTTACGTGGAGATATAGCCTTGGGTCATGTTCGTTATTCTACTACTGGTTCTAGTGTCAGAACTAATATCCAGCCTTTCTTAGTAAAACATAAAAAAGGTCATATTGCTATAGCTCACAATGGTAATCTTACTAATATTTTAGAATTGCGAGAACGATTAGAAGAGAGGGGTTCTATTTTTCAGACGACTATGGATTCTGAGGTGATAGTGCATCTTATTGTTCAATCTGCTCATAATGAAATTAAAGATAGAGTAACAAGTGCATTAGCTAAATTAGATGGAGCCTATTCGTTAGTTTTAATGATAGACGATATTTTAATAGGGGCTAGAGATCCCCATGGATTTCGACCATTATGTTTAGGTAAGATTGATGGAGCGTATACTCTCTCCAGCGAGACGTCTGCTTTTGACCTTATCCAAGCAGAATATATTAGAGATATTGAACCTGGAGAGATAGTATTGATAAAGGATAACAAAGTAGAATCAATCAAGCCCTTTCCTAAAGTCAAAAATTCATTATGTATATTTGAATATATATATTTCTCAAGACCAGATAGTAATATATTTGGGGGAAATGTTTATCTTACGCGGAAACGTTTAGGTGAACAATTAGCAAAAGAGTGTCCTGCTAAGTGTGATTTAGTTATTCCAATTCCTGATTCAGGTAGTTATGCTGCGGTAGGGTTTGCTAAGAAATCTAAATCTCCGCTAGAAATAGGTATGATACGCAACCATTATGTAGGCAGGACCTTTATCCAGCCAACTCAGTCTATACGAGATTTTAAAGTAAAGGTTAAGCTCAACCCTATAAAAGAAGTTCTAAAAGGTAAGACTATTGCTGTTATCGAAGATTCTATTGTTCGGGGCACAACAAGTAAAGCTAGGATTAAGACTTTACGGGAAGCGGGGGCAAAGGAGATTCACATGAGGGTTAGTTGTCCTCCATTAAAATACCCTTGTTTTTATGGAATAGATTTTCCTACAAAGAGAGAATTGATTGCTGCTAAATATCCTATTAATAAGATAAGAGATTTTATAGGCTTAGATAGCTTGAAATACTTAAGTATCGAAGGCATGCTTAAATCGATGCTATTACCTAAAGACAAGTTTTGTACTGCTTGCTTTGATGGAAAATACCCTACTAAGATACCTAAGAAGATATCTAAAAATGTGTTAGAAAGGAGGAGGTTAAATGTCTAAGTATATCTTTATAACCGGTGGTGTTGTTTCAAGTCTTGGTAAAGGTATTGCTGCGGCATCTATAGCTAAGTTGCTCGAAGAGAGAGGTTTAACAGTAACGCTTATTAAATGCGATCCTTATCTTAATGTAGATCCTGGAACTATGAATCCTTTTCAGCATGGTGAGGTATATGTTACTGAAGATGGAGCAGAAACCGATCTTGATCTAGGGCATTATGAGCGTTTCACAAATGCTAAATTGACGAAATATAACAATATTACTGCTGGTAAGATCTATGAATCTGTAATATCGAAGGAGAGGAGGGGAGATTATTTAGGTAAGACTGTTCAGATAATACCCCATATAACTGATGAAATAAAGAATGGGATAAAGAAGGTAGCCTACGATCAGAGGGTTGATGTTGTTATAGTAGAGATAGGCGGTACTGTTGGAGATATCGAGAGTTTGCCATTTCTTGAAGCCATTAGACAACTAATGCTTGAAGTCGGGGCGGGCTATGCTATCAGTATACACGTAACTCTCGTTCCTTATTTAAAGGCTGCTGGTGAGATTAAGACTAAGCCTACGCAGCATAGCGTGGGTAGATTGAGAGAGATAGGAATAATCCCCAATATTATTTTATGTAGGAGCGAGAGAAAGATTAGTAAAGAAGCAAAAGATAAAATAGCTCTTTTTTGCAATGTGAATAAAGAGGCTGTTATCCCGGCGATAGATGTAAAGAGCATATATGAGTTGCCTTTAATTCTTGAAGAGGAAGGATTAGATAAATTAATTGTCCGGGATCTCAATTTAAAATGTGAAGATAAGAAGCTTTCTAGATGGGGAAAAGATGTTGTTGAAAGAATAAAGTCCCCCTCTAAACAAGTCTCTATAGCGGTGGTTGGAAAGTATATCACTCTTCAAGATGCTTATAAGTCTATATATGAGGCTTTGATTCATGGGTCTATAGCAAATGATGCAAAGTTGAATATAAAGAGAATAGACTCCGAAGATTTAGAAAAAAGTGGGGTTGAAAAAAAACTCAGTGGTGTAAGCGGTATTCTTATTCCAGGAGGTTTTGGACATAGAGGAATAGAAGGGAAGATTAAAGCAGCCCAGTTTGCAAGGGAGAACAATATTCCATTCTTTGGTATCTGTTTAGGAATGCAGATAGCAGTGATAGAGTTTGCTAGAAATGTCTCAGGGCTTAAAGATTCTAATTCTACAGAGTTTGACAAAGAGACTAAATATCCGGTCATCAGTCTTTTGGAAGAGCAGGAAAAAATAGAGAGTAAGGGCGCTACGATGCGTTTAGGTGCTTATGAATGCAGACTTAAGCAAAATACATTAGCTTATTCTATATACAAACAGAGTAAGATGCTGGAGAGACATAGGCATAGATATGAGTTTAATAATAATTATCGTGAGAGGTTAGGCGCAGGAGGTATGGTATTCTCTGGGCTTAATCCAGATAAAGATTTAGTTGAGATGATAGAGATTAAAGAGCATCCTTGGTTTATTGCCTGTCAGTTTCATCCAGAATTTAAATCTAAACCTGACAAGGCCCATCCTCTGTTCAGAGAATTTATAGCTGCAGCTCTTAAGAAGTAAAGATAGCAATTTGATTCATCTGTTATTAAGGCAAATGAAGATTTGAAAAGCATCCTTAACACACCGTCATTTCTTTATAAAATCTCCGAAGCATATGGATAGGGTATCAGGCACAGATTGTGAGAAATAACCATCTTTATATAATAACAGGAAATGTTCTCGACGGTTCAAGAGAAAAGGCATTTAAAAGGTATGATCGGTATGAAAACATTCTTTTAAGCATGGTCAAATCATTTGATTTTGATTAACATGTGAGATAGTTTATTGTAAATGTAAGAAAATCATAGTCAAGCAAGCTCCTATTTGCGTAAGAATTTACTCATTCTTAGCTAGATGTCCAGCCTTATGGGGTGAACATCTTGTAACTGTTTAAAAGTAAAAGAGTTATGAAAATTAACACTCTGAAATACCGGACAAAATTGGACAAATTAGCCTGTTAAATACAAGTTCGAGCCTCTTCCGGGGCGGCGATAATACCATTAAAACTATATCTCTGATTAGCACGTTGTTCCTATATTTTCGGTTGTATAGTACCTTTTTGTATGTATAATACTCAGAGATAGTGTTATGCCTAATGTTTGTACGGGGAGCCATCTATTTTGCTCGGAAATGTTGAACAGAGAATTTAACAGTCCCGAACAATAGTTGTCATTCGGGACTGTTTTTTATCTCGCCAAGAGTTAAAGACTTAGAGCATTATAGCAGAAGTTAACTCAACCGATAAAACCTCTCTGTTTACAAATGTGAATAAAGCTCTCTTAAAAACATGCAAAATATCTGTTTTTATACCTCTCGTTATCTCTAAATTCCACCATTATCAAAAGATGGTATTTAACAGTGTTTTTGCTATTTATTGATTATTTTGCCCCATAAATATCTTTACATGCCTGCCTGTTAAATTGATTTTTGAAGAAATTGGTAGCGTAGCTTCTATATCTCTGATTAACATGCTATTCCTATATTTTAGGTCTATTTGGCATTAATGCGTAATAAAATAGTATAAAGACGCCAACTGTTTTATTAATGCAGAAAATAGTAGGATTGATTAATGCAGTAAGAGTTGTGTCAGTATTATCCGTCGAACAATTCTTTAGCTTCTTGAAGTATTCGTCGTGCCTCACTGGGTTCAATTAGTTGATTATCCATAATTATTCCTGCTTCTGCTCGTGAAGAATCCATATCATTATCAGTGAGATATGCTATTACACTTGATATCCCAAGCATATGTAGTTCATATTTTGCTGCAATTCTGGCACCAACTATAATTGTACGTGCTGTAATTGTACTCATATTTCTGCTCTCAGCAAAATATTTAGATGCTGAATTAAGATATAAATTTCCTTTAAGGTAGCTTTGAAGTGTAAGTTTTTCATCTCTCGTCAAAGAGCCTCCAAAATTATTAGAGGTTAGGATATCGTAGTTTCGAATCACATCTTCACAGAAAATTATTCCCCATGCCACCTGTATGTCAGTAAAATTAGAGTCTGCTTTAATTCTTCGGGCAAAACATGGATTGGATAATAATAAAATGGAACAAAAAACAAATAATATAATGAAACTAAATTTTCTATTCATATATGTTTTCATTTGTACTCCTTTTTTATATTTATCCCATATAATTTCATTGTTGTCAAATAGTTGGTTAACTATTGAATAAATGTTGAGTATTTCAAAATACGCAGGTGCTATCTTCAGTATTATTGGTTAAAAAGTTGCGCAACTTATCCAAGGCTGAGAATAAATAGCTATAGCATAATAATTTACAATAAATAGTCTTTTCACGCAGTAGGGGTAATTTTATCTCCAATTGGTACAATATAAATATCTTTAGTAAGTTTGTAAAATACTGTTTTTTATGGTATAAATCAGATATATATGGAAAACCTAAATATAATTAACCGTCGATACGCCATTCTTTTAA containing:
- the carB gene encoding carbamoyl phosphate synthase large subunit (four CarB-CarA dimers form the carbamoyl phosphate synthetase holoenzyme that catalyzes the production of carbamoyl phosphate; CarB is responsible for the amidotransferase activity), with the protein product KVMAGKSLSELGLIVERMPSYFSVKESVLPFSRFSGVDIILGPEMKSTGEVMGIDRSFGVAFYKSQMAAGTTLPSKGAVFISVKDDDKRDIVFIAKKLFDMGFKILATKGTLKVLISNSIDAGIVNKISESSNQILDLIKEGKIDLIINTPSGGRSQSDMKPIRSFAVLQGIPCITTIHGAQAAVNGIESLIKGDFTVNSIQDYMGILDKEKR
- the purF gene encoding amidophosphoribosyltransferase yields the protein MCGIFGTIGHKDAARLTYLGLYALQHRGEESAGIISYDGKRLRSHTGMGVVRDLFTEKIIRSLRGDIALGHVRYSTTGSSVRTNIQPFLVKHKKGHIAIAHNGNLTNILELRERLEERGSIFQTTMDSEVIVHLIVQSAHNEIKDRVTSALAKLDGAYSLVLMIDDILIGARDPHGFRPLCLGKIDGAYTLSSETSAFDLIQAEYIRDIEPGEIVLIKDNKVESIKPFPKVKNSLCIFEYIYFSRPDSNIFGGNVYLTRKRLGEQLAKECPAKCDLVIPIPDSGSYAAVGFAKKSKSPLEIGMIRNHYVGRTFIQPTQSIRDFKVKVKLNPIKEVLKGKTIAVIEDSIVRGTTSKARIKTLREAGAKEIHMRVSCPPLKYPCFYGIDFPTKRELIAAKYPINKIRDFIGLDSLKYLSIEGMLKSMLLPKDKFCTACFDGKYPTKIPKKISKNVLERRRLNV
- a CDS encoding CTP synthase; translated protein: MSKYIFITGGVVSSLGKGIAAASIAKLLEERGLTVTLIKCDPYLNVDPGTMNPFQHGEVYVTEDGAETDLDLGHYERFTNAKLTKYNNITAGKIYESVISKERRGDYLGKTVQIIPHITDEIKNGIKKVAYDQRVDVVIVEIGGTVGDIESLPFLEAIRQLMLEVGAGYAISIHVTLVPYLKAAGEIKTKPTQHSVGRLREIGIIPNIILCRSERKISKEAKDKIALFCNVNKEAVIPAIDVKSIYELPLILEEEGLDKLIVRDLNLKCEDKKLSRWGKDVVERIKSPSKQVSIAVVGKYITLQDAYKSIYEALIHGSIANDAKLNIKRIDSEDLEKSGVEKKLSGVSGILIPGGFGHRGIEGKIKAAQFARENNIPFFGICLGMQIAVIEFARNVSGLKDSNSTEFDKETKYPVISLLEEQEKIESKGATMRLGAYECRLKQNTLAYSIYKQSKMLERHRHRYEFNNNYRERLGAGGMVFSGLNPDKDLVEMIEIKEHPWFIACQFHPEFKSKPDKAHPLFREFIAAALKK